A genomic window from Archaeoglobus profundus DSM 5631 includes:
- a CDS encoding DUF5320 domain-containing protein, producing the protein MPWGWGRGWGWRWWFWMTGLPGWLRWAYPFWWYPPYMTLEDELEYLEALKNDLERELEEIKKRIEELKKELGKQ; encoded by the coding sequence ATGCCTTGGGGTTGGGGTAGAGGATGGGGTTGGAGATGGTGGTTCTGGATGACAGGGCTACCAGGATGGCTCAGATGGGCTTATCCATTCTGGTGGTATCCTCCCTACATGACACTTGAAGATGAACTCGAATACTTGGAAGCTCTGAAGAACGACTTAGAGAGGGAGCTCGAAGAGATTAAGAAGAGAATTGAAGAGCTTAAGAAGGAGTTAGGCAAGCAGTAA
- a CDS encoding oligosaccharyl transferase, archaeosortase A system-associated, with protein MKKNYWYIPFLALAIIISLYIRIVNPWNSIFTWTVRLGGNDPWYYYRLIENCIHNFPNRIWFDPFTNYPYGTYTHFGPFLVYLGSIIAIATGHTQGEALRSVLAFVPVLAGALAVLPMYLFASQTFNKRVGVISALLIAMIPGQYLQRSILGFNDHHCWETFWMITTLALYTYALNVWRSTEYPLKDRKAIVSAILAGIAYGMYLDTWAPSFVFAMFLTTFVAVSLILERFFETKGLIEVTAITIGVSSLLYLPFAFKTPTFSTTYYTPFQLLILLGCLALLILFKLVERLKPFYTRIGVREHLAYPITFLSLTILSIALLGILAPQVLNMIIGITGVIQPKGGALTIAEVQPFFFMGGTFSLAPAWIHFGMSFFFGFLGFLYLCYLLYRKREPKYLLTLLWCIVMFIALWGQNRFAYYFALVCAVTSGLILDFLLEKLRFYDYIVQALENKIKDVSVTRVVLSVLLIVLLFYPTFALANEQSRYVGGPNKEWWDALTWLKNNTPDGNYDAYYYQLYEPSPDLKKPYPYPFETYGIMSWWDYGHWIEAIAHRMPNANPFQQGIGNKYKEVPGASWFFTAFTENESKYIAEKLNVKYVISDVEMLTGKYYAMAVWAEGSLENASKIYYEGPWLVYVTPYGMGLAPTIYEVPPNAKVVGPINIPSEKWYETTEAKLHLLDCSGLSHYRLIYESQPVSQLSWMGFQETIYKQIFNQKYADKFGLKPVNVTTSGYVKIFERVKGAKIYGKANADTVTVEVKVKTNQGRIFTYSNAAKVVNGTYEIVVPYAQDTSYPVKAITPYTIKAGNVTKTFSLNDEDVKTGKEIRIDLI; from the coding sequence ATGAAAAAGAACTATTGGTACATACCATTCTTGGCTCTCGCTATCATAATAAGCTTGTATATAAGAATAGTCAACCCATGGAACAGCATCTTTACTTGGACTGTAAGATTGGGAGGTAACGACCCTTGGTACTATTACAGATTGATAGAAAACTGCATCCATAACTTTCCCAACAGGATATGGTTCGATCCCTTCACAAACTATCCTTACGGTACCTATACTCATTTTGGGCCCTTCTTAGTTTATCTTGGCTCTATAATTGCAATCGCAACCGGTCACACTCAAGGGGAAGCACTTAGAAGTGTTCTGGCGTTTGTACCAGTTCTAGCGGGAGCTTTAGCAGTTTTGCCAATGTATCTTTTTGCAAGCCAGACTTTCAATAAAAGAGTTGGAGTAATTTCAGCCCTTCTTATAGCAATGATTCCCGGCCAGTACCTCCAGAGATCGATACTCGGTTTCAACGATCATCACTGTTGGGAAACATTTTGGATGATAACAACCTTGGCTCTCTACACTTACGCTTTAAATGTTTGGAGAAGTACAGAATACCCGTTAAAGGATAGGAAGGCTATAGTTTCAGCAATTTTAGCTGGAATAGCTTATGGAATGTATCTAGACACTTGGGCACCAAGCTTTGTCTTTGCGATGTTTCTAACGACCTTTGTTGCAGTTTCTTTAATTCTTGAAAGGTTCTTCGAAACTAAGGGCTTAATAGAAGTCACAGCAATAACTATTGGCGTATCTTCCCTACTTTACCTTCCATTCGCTTTCAAGACTCCTACCTTCAGTACAACTTATTATACACCATTCCAACTATTAATTCTCTTGGGCTGTTTAGCTTTGCTAATTCTTTTCAAGCTTGTAGAGAGGCTTAAGCCGTTCTACACAAGAATCGGAGTTAGAGAGCATCTGGCTTACCCGATAACCTTCTTAAGCTTGACGATTCTTTCAATAGCTCTGCTGGGCATTTTAGCTCCTCAAGTTTTAAACATGATAATCGGTATCACTGGTGTTATTCAGCCGAAGGGCGGTGCTTTAACGATTGCTGAAGTACAACCATTTTTCTTCATGGGGGGAACTTTCAGCTTGGCTCCAGCGTGGATTCATTTTGGAATGTCTTTCTTCTTTGGATTTCTTGGTTTTCTATACCTTTGCTACTTGCTTTACAGAAAGAGGGAACCCAAGTATTTGCTGACGCTCCTCTGGTGTATAGTTATGTTTATAGCTCTGTGGGGGCAGAACAGATTTGCATACTACTTTGCTCTTGTTTGTGCTGTAACATCGGGTCTAATCTTGGACTTTTTGCTCGAAAAATTGAGATTTTACGATTACATTGTTCAAGCCTTAGAGAATAAAATTAAGGATGTCAGCGTTACGAGAGTTGTCTTATCCGTGTTGCTGATAGTGCTACTGTTCTATCCAACTTTTGCATTAGCGAACGAGCAGAGTAGATACGTTGGAGGTCCTAATAAAGAGTGGTGGGATGCTTTGACTTGGCTTAAGAACAATACGCCAGATGGCAACTACGATGCATACTATTATCAGCTTTACGAGCCTTCTCCAGACTTGAAAAAGCCATACCCCTATCCTTTCGAAACTTATGGTATCATGAGTTGGTGGGACTACGGTCACTGGATTGAAGCCATAGCTCATAGGATGCCCAACGCCAATCCATTCCAGCAGGGTATCGGGAACAAATACAAAGAAGTTCCGGGAGCATCGTGGTTCTTTACGGCCTTCACTGAGAACGAAAGCAAGTACATCGCCGAAAAGTTGAACGTGAAGTATGTAATAAGTGATGTTGAGATGTTAACCGGTAAATATTACGCAATGGCGGTTTGGGCTGAAGGTAGCTTAGAGAATGCAAGTAAAATCTACTATGAAGGGCCGTGGCTTGTTTACGTTACTCCGTACGGCATGGGATTGGCTCCGACGATCTACGAAGTTCCTCCGAATGCCAAAGTTGTCGGTCCAATAAATATTCCAAGTGAAAAGTGGTATGAAACTACCGAAGCTAAGTTGCACCTCTTGGACTGCTCCGGTCTGTCGCATTATAGGTTGATATACGAATCCCAGCCAGTTTCACAGCTGAGCTGGATGGGATTTCAGGAAACAATCTACAAGCAAATATTCAACCAGAAGTATGCTGATAAATTTGGCCTAAAACCCGTTAATGTCACTACAAGCGGATACGTGAAAATCTTTGAGAGAGTTAAGGGTGCCAAGATATACGGAAAGGCAAATGCGGACACTGTTACGGTTGAAGTAAAGGTTAAAACAAATCAGGGTAGGATTTTTACTTACTCAAATGCAGCAAAAGTCGTGAACGGAACTTATGAAATAGTGGTTCCATACGCCCAAGATACGAGCTATCCAGTCAAAGCCATAACGCCCTACACGATAAAGGCTGGAAACGTTACAAAAACTTTCAGCTTGAACGATGAAGATGTTAAGACCGGTAAAGAAATTAGAATCGATTTGATTTAA
- a CDS encoding DUF5320 domain-containing protein has product MPWGDGTGPWGLGPRTGRGAGFCSGYPIPGFMNRFVFPPFGGRWFGFWRFAWRYGWWRGRRLGRRWW; this is encoded by the coding sequence ATGCCTTGGGGCGACGGTACTGGCCCTTGGGGATTGGGGCCGAGAACTGGTAGAGGGGCCGGATTCTGCTCAGGATACCCAATACCCGGATTCATGAATCGCTTTGTCTTCCCACCCTTCGGAGGTAGGTGGTTTGGATTTTGGAGATTTGCATGGAGATATGGCTGGTGGAGAGGTAGAAGGCTTGGCAGGAGGTGGTGGTGA
- a CDS encoding eS26 family ribosomal protein yields MSKAPYVREYKQSKARGKDYMVRCDGCGRKVPRFKTFVAYRGLKLDYDIVRMVGRKNISITRVKAYYCPKCARNLGIVQPGKLGRRKDVWI; encoded by the coding sequence ATGTCCAAAGCTCCCTACGTTAGGGAGTATAAGCAGAGTAAGGCGAGAGGAAAAGACTACATGGTTAGATGCGATGGTTGCGGTAGGAAGGTACCTCGTTTTAAGACTTTTGTAGCCTATAGAGGCTTGAAGCTGGATTACGATATAGTTAGGATGGTTGGTAGAAAGAACATCTCAATCACGAGAGTTAAGGCTTACTACTGCCCCAAGTGCGCGAGAAACTTGGGAATAGTTCAGCCAGGAAAGTTGGGTAGGAGAAAGGATGTATGGATTTAA
- a CDS encoding sulfite exporter TauE/SafE family protein → MILEASLGVSLLLSFITAFIIAFFTSPAGVSGAFLLMPFQISVLSIITPSANATNFLYNVIAIPSGVYKYWKEGRFLWILAIAMIAGYIPGILLGTVVRTTLLFYPEYFKKFVGIVLLYLAFTLVRSKRKYSKIERVNVKFVSLRRVVFGSNGHDYEFNPLSISTVSFVVGIIGGCYGVGGGALMSPILVGIFKLPVHAIAGANLFGTFVSSVVGVVSYTVSGWQPRIDLGLAFGFGGMLGMYLGAHIQKFMPERLIRSILAVLITVLALKYIVG, encoded by the coding sequence ATGATCCTAGAAGCATCGCTCGGAGTTTCGTTGCTGCTCAGCTTCATAACAGCCTTTATAATAGCCTTCTTTACGTCTCCAGCCGGTGTTTCCGGCGCATTTTTATTAATGCCATTTCAAATCAGCGTTTTGAGTATAATAACACCTTCTGCAAACGCTACCAACTTCCTTTACAACGTAATAGCAATACCGAGTGGTGTTTACAAGTATTGGAAAGAGGGAAGATTTCTATGGATACTGGCAATCGCTATGATTGCTGGATACATTCCGGGAATCCTGCTCGGAACGGTTGTAAGAACTACGTTACTTTTCTATCCTGAATACTTCAAGAAGTTCGTAGGTATCGTCCTCCTGTATCTAGCATTTACACTTGTGAGATCTAAGAGAAAATACTCAAAGATCGAAAGAGTTAACGTTAAATTTGTAAGCTTGAGGAGGGTTGTATTCGGTTCGAATGGACACGATTACGAGTTCAATCCGCTTAGCATTTCTACTGTTTCCTTTGTAGTTGGTATAATTGGAGGATGTTATGGAGTTGGTGGGGGCGCTCTTATGTCGCCTATACTTGTAGGAATTTTCAAGTTGCCCGTGCACGCGATAGCGGGTGCAAACCTCTTCGGCACATTTGTGTCATCAGTCGTAGGAGTAGTCAGTTATACTGTAAGTGGTTGGCAACCTAGAATTGATTTAGGACTCGCGTTCGGTTTCGGTGGGATGTTGGGAATGTATCTGGGTGCGCACATTCAGAAGTTTATGCCAGAGAGATTGATAAGGTCGATTTTAGCTGTCTTAATAACCGT
- a CDS encoding HesA/MoeB/ThiF family protein: MDGYARQIPLIGEEGQEKLMKSRVLVVGAGGLGSVVITYLVSAGIGKIGIVDGDVVEEHNLQRQFIHAGNVGKNKALSAMEFVERLNPDVEVEAYPFNLNESNIAIAKHYDVVVACPDNFETRLILNDFCVRNDIPMVHGAIYGFEGEVTTVVGSPCYRCLYSSFPKQEERFTPVFGFTCGVAGSIQCAETIKVLLGMEVLRGKLLRFDLRSMEFFTIEYERNPNCLACKNRKEG; the protein is encoded by the coding sequence ATGGACGGGTATGCAAGGCAAATTCCCCTGATAGGTGAGGAGGGGCAGGAAAAGTTGATGAAAAGCCGTGTGCTTGTCGTTGGGGCGGGAGGTTTGGGAAGTGTAGTCATAACATACTTGGTTTCTGCTGGAATCGGTAAAATCGGCATAGTCGATGGCGATGTTGTTGAAGAGCATAACCTTCAGAGGCAGTTCATCCATGCTGGAAATGTTGGCAAGAACAAGGCTCTATCTGCAATGGAATTTGTTGAAAGGCTAAATCCAGATGTTGAAGTTGAGGCTTATCCGTTTAACCTAAACGAGAGCAATATAGCTATTGCCAAGCACTACGATGTCGTAGTTGCATGCCCAGACAACTTCGAAACTCGTCTAATTCTGAACGATTTTTGTGTAAGGAACGACATTCCGATGGTTCACGGAGCAATCTACGGCTTCGAAGGTGAGGTTACAACAGTTGTTGGCTCACCCTGTTACAGATGTCTCTACTCAAGTTTTCCCAAGCAAGAAGAAAGGTTTACGCCAGTATTTGGATTTACATGCGGAGTTGCTGGAAGCATTCAGTGTGCGGAGACAATCAAGGTTCTTCTCGGTATGGAAGTCCTGAGAGGGAAGCTTTTAAGGTTCGATTTGAGAAGTATGGAGTTCTTTACGATCGAGTATGAAAGGAATCCAAACTGTCTTGCATGTAAAAATAGAAAGGAGGGATAA
- a CDS encoding RIO1 family regulatory kinase/ATPase domain-containing protein, translating to MLAERFRKLRGLAWRVMDGIFENMWDYKYVPIEIIARDSGVEEHKAEKVLKTLSNEKLIELKQTEYLGAAFTFLGLSLYSLNRFVRKNIVTMLGEKMGEGKESMVYNCISKWGEAVLKFHKVGYTSFKRVREKRDYGDLHYTVLMIRSAKNEFNALKKLHSKVSVPKPYGWEGNAVLMELIDAKELYKVRLENPKEVLDYIIEEVREMWKLGIVHGDLSQFNILVNPEGIWFIDFPQAIDLNEIETDEELRMAEEILRRDLTNLISYFRKTYRVEVDADRIVEEILKS from the coding sequence ATGCTCGCAGAGAGATTTAGAAAACTGAGGGGTCTGGCTTGGAGGGTTATGGACGGGATATTCGAGAACATGTGGGACTACAAATATGTTCCAATTGAGATAATTGCAAGAGATTCTGGAGTTGAAGAACACAAAGCGGAAAAGGTTCTTAAGACTCTTTCTAATGAAAAGTTGATTGAATTAAAGCAGACGGAATATTTAGGTGCCGCTTTTACCTTTCTGGGCTTGTCCTTGTACTCGCTTAACAGATTTGTCAGAAAGAATATTGTTACGATGCTGGGAGAGAAAATGGGTGAAGGAAAGGAGAGCATGGTGTACAACTGCATATCAAAGTGGGGTGAGGCCGTTTTAAAATTTCACAAAGTCGGCTATACGAGCTTCAAGAGAGTTAGAGAAAAGAGAGACTACGGTGATCTGCATTACACCGTTCTAATGATCAGAAGTGCTAAAAATGAGTTTAATGCATTAAAGAAACTTCACAGCAAAGTTAGCGTTCCTAAGCCGTATGGCTGGGAAGGAAACGCTGTTTTAATGGAGCTTATCGATGCAAAAGAGCTTTACAAGGTCAGGCTTGAAAATCCTAAGGAGGTTTTGGATTACATAATCGAAGAAGTTAGAGAGATGTGGAAGTTGGGGATAGTTCACGGAGATCTTAGTCAGTTTAACATTCTCGTAAATCCTGAGGGGATTTGGTTCATAGACTTTCCCCAAGCTATCGATCTTAATGAGATCGAAACGGATGAAGAACTTAGAATGGCTGAGGAAATATTGAGAAGGGACTTAACAAATCTAATAAGCTACTTTAGGAAGACGTACAGGGTAGAGGTGGATGCAGATAGAATAGTTGAGGAGATTTTAAAATCTTGA
- a CDS encoding type II glyceraldehyde-3-phosphate dehydrogenase — protein sequence MKVKVAINGYGTIGKRVADAVSKQDDMEVIGVTKTKPDFEAKMAIRKGYKLYCAIPENLELFESAGIRVEGTVDDLINKADIVVDCSPGKVGAQNKPMYEKAGVKAIFQGGEKKDVAELSFNALANYEKAVGKNYVRVVSCNTTGLVRVLYLLDTNFGIEKVRAVMIRRVVDPKEDKKGLVNGIMPDPVKLPSHHGPDVQTVLPHIDITTVAFKVPTTLMHVHSLNVQLKEKASEDDVIDVFEKEPRILLVSKDDGFTSTAKIIEWARELRIRYDLFENVVWRDSIAVVGNELYLTQAIHQEAIVVPENIDAIRAMLEMADKEESIRKTNESLDIGKFQI from the coding sequence ATGAAAGTCAAGGTTGCAATAAACGGTTACGGAACGATTGGTAAGAGGGTTGCCGATGCTGTAAGCAAGCAGGACGATATGGAAGTTATAGGCGTCACAAAGACTAAACCCGACTTCGAGGCTAAGATGGCCATAAGAAAGGGATACAAGCTTTACTGTGCAATTCCTGAAAATTTAGAGCTTTTTGAATCTGCTGGTATTAGGGTTGAGGGAACAGTTGATGATCTTATCAATAAGGCAGATATTGTAGTCGATTGCTCACCCGGTAAAGTTGGAGCTCAAAACAAACCAATGTATGAGAAGGCCGGTGTTAAGGCGATATTTCAGGGTGGAGAGAAGAAGGATGTTGCTGAATTATCTTTCAACGCCTTGGCAAATTATGAAAAGGCCGTGGGCAAGAACTACGTTAGGGTTGTAAGTTGCAACACTACGGGATTGGTTAGAGTCCTTTACCTCCTCGACACGAACTTTGGAATTGAGAAGGTAAGGGCTGTAATGATTAGGAGGGTTGTTGACCCTAAGGAAGATAAGAAGGGTTTGGTTAATGGGATAATGCCCGATCCCGTAAAGTTGCCATCGCATCACGGTCCAGACGTGCAGACTGTTTTACCTCACATCGACATAACGACTGTCGCATTCAAAGTTCCAACAACACTCATGCACGTTCACTCGCTGAACGTTCAGCTGAAGGAGAAAGCGAGTGAGGATGATGTGATCGACGTTTTCGAGAAAGAGCCTAGAATTCTGCTGGTTTCAAAGGATGACGGCTTTACATCCACAGCCAAGATAATCGAGTGGGCGAGAGAACTTAGAATTAGATACGACCTTTTTGAAAATGTCGTTTGGAGGGATTCGATCGCAGTTGTTGGTAACGAGCTTTATCTTACTCAGGCGATTCATCAGGAGGCTATAGTAGTTCCAGAGAACATAGATGCGATCAGAGCGATGCTTGAGATGGCTGATAAGGAGGAAAGCATAAGGAAGACAAACGAAAGCTTAGATATTGGCAAGTTCCAGATCTAA